A section of the Cuniculiplasma divulgatum genome encodes:
- a CDS encoding UbiA-like polyprenyltransferase, translating into MNARDIVDYIKLEHTVFDLPFVFSGAVLASHGSYNYVKLLLILVATTSARATAMSVNRIEGVRYDRINPRKKDWLLVSGKLSVRKAIILTMVFGIIFELSAYFLNTFVLMLSPIVLVLFITDPLLKRITPWRHIYMGLTIGVGVLAGYLAIVPAFPSTLPLYLIFAGSSLWIAGFDMIYTIPDVDTDKVFGLRTVMTDFGIRKGLILSNIIHGVTFAFFLALALYMRSVFYDIALIPILGLIIYQHYIVKPDDPRSIKVSFRNSNTFIGFIFLAGVILSIAFGGY; encoded by the coding sequence ATGAATGCCAGGGACATCGTTGACTACATCAAGCTTGAGCACACTGTATTCGATCTGCCGTTTGTTTTCAGCGGTGCAGTTCTTGCATCCCATGGCTCCTATAACTACGTGAAGCTGCTGCTCATACTGGTGGCCACCACTAGCGCCAGAGCAACTGCAATGTCCGTGAACAGGATAGAGGGAGTAAGGTATGACAGGATAAATCCCAGGAAGAAGGACTGGCTCCTGGTATCTGGAAAGCTCAGCGTGCGGAAGGCCATCATTTTAACCATGGTATTTGGCATTATCTTTGAACTTTCAGCGTATTTCCTCAACACCTTTGTCCTCATGCTCTCTCCCATTGTCCTTGTGCTGTTCATAACGGACCCGCTTCTCAAGAGGATCACTCCATGGAGGCACATCTACATGGGGCTCACCATAGGTGTGGGCGTGCTTGCAGGATATCTTGCCATCGTTCCGGCATTCCCGTCAACACTACCGCTCTATCTCATATTTGCAGGATCATCCCTATGGATAGCCGGCTTTGATATGATATACACAATCCCTGATGTTGACACCGACAAGGTTTTCGGCCTCAGGACGGTTATGACGGATTTCGGCATCCGGAAGGGGCTAATATTATCCAATATAATCCATGGGGTTACCTTTGCATTCTTCCTGGCACTGGCACTCTACATGAGGTCAGTATTCTATGACATTGCCCTCATACCCATCCTTGGCCTCATAATATACCAGCACTACATTGTGAAGCCTGATGACCCCCGGAGCATCAAGGTATCCTTCAGGAACTCAAACACTTTCATAGGCTTCATTTTCCTGGCAGGAGTCATCCTTTCAATTGCCTTTGGGGGCTACTGA
- a CDS encoding MFS transporter, giving the protein MSGAFLFSNRELWAVSIASGIRSIGFGATWPFMALFFQLDLHIPVYEVGIIFTLLSVGSIVFSLVGGALADSLGRKKTLLLGSGAGSALYFAIAIGILIRLPIPTIIAMFVLTSFGGALVFPSAGALIADVTSIADRSRGYVVYRIMANLGWAIGPLTGSLIFNFGIFWIFLLVAVSSLIQGIVVLFFVRERGTFRKREKGSGRIQMISFDRFLLVFSAGTFLVTLVSSQFSVTLPLYAGVRAAVPTDLIGYIYAVNGVVVVVGQYPITNFMKRYPDIVSMIAGALAYTVGYLLVGFSTTLPQFMGDMVIITIGENLTSPIMNTVVSRIAPEGKVARYMGFLGMVNSTGRALGPSVGAFFIAIYAYNGLRIWSSVGAFGLLSIVAFAAFARMLSRSFTAGSAKVEGDQ; this is encoded by the coding sequence TGGCCCTCTTCTTCCAGCTGGATCTGCACATCCCGGTTTATGAAGTTGGCATAATATTCACCCTGCTTTCAGTGGGGTCCATAGTCTTCAGTCTTGTTGGCGGAGCACTGGCAGATTCGCTGGGCAGGAAGAAGACGCTGCTCCTGGGCAGTGGGGCCGGATCAGCACTTTATTTCGCCATCGCCATTGGAATCCTCATCAGGCTGCCAATACCCACCATCATTGCCATGTTTGTCCTGACATCCTTCGGAGGAGCACTTGTGTTTCCGTCAGCTGGGGCCCTCATAGCGGACGTGACCTCAATTGCAGACAGGTCAAGGGGATATGTTGTATACAGGATAATGGCAAACCTGGGGTGGGCAATCGGCCCGCTCACAGGGTCGCTCATATTCAACTTCGGAATATTCTGGATATTCCTGCTTGTGGCGGTATCAAGCCTCATACAGGGCATAGTGGTTCTCTTCTTTGTCAGGGAGAGAGGGACTTTCAGGAAAAGGGAAAAGGGATCGGGAAGGATACAGATGATCAGCTTTGACAGGTTCCTGCTGGTATTTTCCGCTGGAACGTTCCTGGTCACACTGGTATCGTCGCAGTTTTCCGTGACACTGCCTCTTTATGCAGGAGTCAGGGCTGCCGTTCCCACAGACCTCATAGGCTACATATATGCTGTGAATGGCGTTGTGGTTGTGGTTGGGCAGTACCCCATAACAAATTTCATGAAGAGGTACCCCGACATCGTTTCCATGATTGCAGGCGCCCTGGCATATACTGTGGGGTACCTGCTTGTTGGATTTTCCACCACGCTTCCTCAGTTCATGGGAGACATGGTCATCATCACCATCGGTGAAAATCTCACGTCGCCAATAATGAACACGGTTGTGTCAAGAATTGCGCCCGAAGGGAAGGTGGCAAGGTACATGGGATTCCTTGGAATGGTGAATTCCACAGGCAGGGCACTGGGACCCAGTGTAGGTGCATTCTTCATAGCCATATACGCCTACAACGGCCTGAGGATATGGTCATCGGTAGGAGCCTTCGGACTCCTTTCCATCGTTGCATTTGCGGCATTCGCAAGGATGCTTTCCCGTTCATTCACAGCAGGTTCAGCGAAGGTCGAAGGAGATCAGTAG